A region from the Chionomys nivalis chromosome 22, mChiNiv1.1, whole genome shotgun sequence genome encodes:
- the Sh3glb2 gene encoding endophilin-B2 isoform X6, which yields MDFNMKKLASDAGIFFTRAVQFTEEKFGQAEKTELDAHFENLLARADSTKNWTERILRQTEVLLQPNPSARVEEFLYEKLDRKVPSRVTNGELLAQYMAEAASELGPDTPYGKTLIKVSEAEKRLGAAERDFIHTASLSFLTPLRNFLEGDWKTISKERRLLQNRRLDLDACKARLKKAKAAEAKATLWNDEVDKAEQELRVAQTEFDRQAEVTRLLLEGISSTHVNHLRCLHEFVKSQTTYYAQCYRHMLDLQKQLGRFPGTFVGTIEPASPPLSSTSPTTTAATMPVVPTATGLAPPEEAALCLEEVAPPASGTRKARVLYDYEAADSSELALLADELITVYSLPGMDPDWLIGERGNKKGKVPVTYLELLS from the exons ATGGACTTCAACATGAAGAAGCTTGCGTCGGACGCGGGCATCTTCTTCACCCGGGCGGTACAG TTCACAGAGGAGAAATTCGGCCAGGCGGAGAAGACTGAGCTTGATGCTCACTTTGAAAACCTCCTGGCTCGGGCAGACAGCACCAAGAACTGGACAGAGCGGATCCTGAGGCAGACTGAGGTGCTGCTACAACCCAACCCCA GTGCCCGAGTGGAAGAGTTCCTATATGAGAAGCTGGACAGAAAGGTGCCCTCAAGGGTCACCAACGGGGAACTACTGGCTCAGTACATGGCAGAAGCAGCCAGCGAGTTGGGTCCCGACACCCCCTATG GGAAGACCCTAATCAAGGTGTCAGAAGCTGAAAAGCGCCTGGGAGCAGCAGAACGGGATTTCATTCACactgcctccctcagcttcctcacaCCCTTGCGCAACTTTCTGGAAGGGGACTGGAAAACGATTTCG AAGGAGAGGCGCCTCCTGCAGAACCGGCGCCTTGACCTGGACGCCTGCAAAGCACGGCTGAAGAAGGCCAAGGCGGCGGAAGCCAAGGCCACG CTTTGGAACGATGAAGTAGACAAG GCCGAGCAAGAGCTTCGAGTGGCACAGACAGAGTTTGACCGGCAGGCAGAAGTGACTCGTCTCTTACTGGAGGGGATCAGCAGCACCCAC GTGAACCACCTTCGCTGCCTCCATGAATTCGTCAAGTCTCAGACAACCTACTATGCACAATGCTACCGCCACATGCTGGATCTGCAGAAACAACTAGGCAG ATTTCCAGGCACCTTTGTGGGCACTATAGAACCCGCCTCCCCACCCCTGAGCAGCACCTCACCTACCACTACTGCAGCCACCATGCCTGTGGTACCCACGGCGACTGGCTTGGCCCCTCCAGAAGAGGCAGCACTCTGTCTAGAGGAGGTGGCTCCCCCGGCCAGTGGGACCCGTAAGGCCCGGGTGCTCTACGACTACGAGGCAGCTGACAGCAGCGAGCTGGCCCTGCTGGCTGATGAG CTCATCACTGTCTACAGCCTGCCTGGCATGGACCCTGACTGGCTCATTGGTGAGAGAGGCAACAAGAAGGGCAAGGTCCCTGTCACCTACTTGGAACTTCTCAGCTAA
- the Sh3glb2 gene encoding endophilin-B2 isoform X5, whose product MDFNMKKLASDAGIFFTRAVQFTEEKFGQAEKTELDAHFENLLARADSTKNWTERILRQTEVLLQPNPSARVEEFLYEKLDRKVPSRVTNGELLAQYMAEAASELGPDTPYGKTLIKVSEAEKRLGAAERDFIHTASLSFLTPLRNFLEGDWKTISKERRLLQNRRLDLDACKARLKKAKAAEAKATLWNDEVDKAEQELRVAQTEFDRQAEVTRLLLEGISSTHVNHLRCLHEFVKSQTTYYAQCYRHMLDLQKQLGSSQGTIFPGTFVGTIEPASPPLSSTSPTTTAATMPVVPTATGLAPPEEAALCLEEVAPPASGTRKARVLYDYEAADSSELALLADELITVYSLPGMDPDWLIGERGNKKGKVPVTYLELLS is encoded by the exons ATGGACTTCAACATGAAGAAGCTTGCGTCGGACGCGGGCATCTTCTTCACCCGGGCGGTACAG TTCACAGAGGAGAAATTCGGCCAGGCGGAGAAGACTGAGCTTGATGCTCACTTTGAAAACCTCCTGGCTCGGGCAGACAGCACCAAGAACTGGACAGAGCGGATCCTGAGGCAGACTGAGGTGCTGCTACAACCCAACCCCA GTGCCCGAGTGGAAGAGTTCCTATATGAGAAGCTGGACAGAAAGGTGCCCTCAAGGGTCACCAACGGGGAACTACTGGCTCAGTACATGGCAGAAGCAGCCAGCGAGTTGGGTCCCGACACCCCCTATG GGAAGACCCTAATCAAGGTGTCAGAAGCTGAAAAGCGCCTGGGAGCAGCAGAACGGGATTTCATTCACactgcctccctcagcttcctcacaCCCTTGCGCAACTTTCTGGAAGGGGACTGGAAAACGATTTCG AAGGAGAGGCGCCTCCTGCAGAACCGGCGCCTTGACCTGGACGCCTGCAAAGCACGGCTGAAGAAGGCCAAGGCGGCGGAAGCCAAGGCCACG CTTTGGAACGATGAAGTAGACAAG GCCGAGCAAGAGCTTCGAGTGGCACAGACAGAGTTTGACCGGCAGGCAGAAGTGACTCGTCTCTTACTGGAGGGGATCAGCAGCACCCAC GTGAACCACCTTCGCTGCCTCCATGAATTCGTCAAGTCTCAGACAACCTACTATGCACAATGCTACCGCCACATGCTGGATCTGCAGAAACAACTAGGCAG CTCCCAGGGCACCAT ATTTCCAGGCACCTTTGTGGGCACTATAGAACCCGCCTCCCCACCCCTGAGCAGCACCTCACCTACCACTACTGCAGCCACCATGCCTGTGGTACCCACGGCGACTGGCTTGGCCCCTCCAGAAGAGGCAGCACTCTGTCTAGAGGAGGTGGCTCCCCCGGCCAGTGGGACCCGTAAGGCCCGGGTGCTCTACGACTACGAGGCAGCTGACAGCAGCGAGCTGGCCCTGCTGGCTGATGAG CTCATCACTGTCTACAGCCTGCCTGGCATGGACCCTGACTGGCTCATTGGTGAGAGAGGCAACAAGAAGGGCAAGGTCCCTGTCACCTACTTGGAACTTCTCAGCTAA
- the Sh3glb2 gene encoding endophilin-B2 isoform X4, with translation MDFNMKKLASDAGIFFTRAVQFTEEKFGQAEKTELDAHFENLLARADSTKNWTERILRQTEVLLQPNPSARVEEFLYEKLDRKVPSRVTNGELLAQYMAEAASELGPDTPYGKTLIKVSEAEKRLGAAERDFIHTASLSFLTPLRNFLEGDWKTISKERRLLQNRRLDLDACKARLKKAKAAEAKATTVPDFQETRPRNYILSASASALWNDEVDKAEQELRVAQTEFDRQAEVTRLLLEGISSTHVNHLRCLHEFVKSQTTYYAQCYRHMLDLQKQLGRFPGTFVGTIEPASPPLSSTSPTTTAATMPVVPTATGLAPPEEAALCLEEVAPPASGTRKARVLYDYEAADSSELALLADELITVYSLPGMDPDWLIGERGNKKGKVPVTYLELLS, from the exons ATGGACTTCAACATGAAGAAGCTTGCGTCGGACGCGGGCATCTTCTTCACCCGGGCGGTACAG TTCACAGAGGAGAAATTCGGCCAGGCGGAGAAGACTGAGCTTGATGCTCACTTTGAAAACCTCCTGGCTCGGGCAGACAGCACCAAGAACTGGACAGAGCGGATCCTGAGGCAGACTGAGGTGCTGCTACAACCCAACCCCA GTGCCCGAGTGGAAGAGTTCCTATATGAGAAGCTGGACAGAAAGGTGCCCTCAAGGGTCACCAACGGGGAACTACTGGCTCAGTACATGGCAGAAGCAGCCAGCGAGTTGGGTCCCGACACCCCCTATG GGAAGACCCTAATCAAGGTGTCAGAAGCTGAAAAGCGCCTGGGAGCAGCAGAACGGGATTTCATTCACactgcctccctcagcttcctcacaCCCTTGCGCAACTTTCTGGAAGGGGACTGGAAAACGATTTCG AAGGAGAGGCGCCTCCTGCAGAACCGGCGCCTTGACCTGGACGCCTGCAAAGCACGGCTGAAGAAGGCCAAGGCGGCGGAAGCCAAGGCCACG ACGGTGCCTGACTTTCAGGAGACTAGACCTCGTAATTACATTCTCTCGGCCAGCGCCTCCGCG CTTTGGAACGATGAAGTAGACAAG GCCGAGCAAGAGCTTCGAGTGGCACAGACAGAGTTTGACCGGCAGGCAGAAGTGACTCGTCTCTTACTGGAGGGGATCAGCAGCACCCAC GTGAACCACCTTCGCTGCCTCCATGAATTCGTCAAGTCTCAGACAACCTACTATGCACAATGCTACCGCCACATGCTGGATCTGCAGAAACAACTAGGCAG ATTTCCAGGCACCTTTGTGGGCACTATAGAACCCGCCTCCCCACCCCTGAGCAGCACCTCACCTACCACTACTGCAGCCACCATGCCTGTGGTACCCACGGCGACTGGCTTGGCCCCTCCAGAAGAGGCAGCACTCTGTCTAGAGGAGGTGGCTCCCCCGGCCAGTGGGACCCGTAAGGCCCGGGTGCTCTACGACTACGAGGCAGCTGACAGCAGCGAGCTGGCCCTGCTGGCTGATGAG CTCATCACTGTCTACAGCCTGCCTGGCATGGACCCTGACTGGCTCATTGGTGAGAGAGGCAACAAGAAGGGCAAGGTCCCTGTCACCTACTTGGAACTTCTCAGCTAA
- the Sh3glb2 gene encoding endophilin-B2 isoform X2 has product MDFNMKKLASDAGIFFTRAVQFTEEKFGQAEKTELDAHFENLLARADSTKNWTERILRQTEVLLQPNPSARVEEFLYEKLDRKVPSRVTNGELLAQYMAEAASELGPDTPYGKTLIKVSEAEKRLGAAERDFIHTASLSFLTPLRNFLEGDWKTISKERRLLQNRRLDLDACKARLKKAKAAEAKATTVPDFQETRPRNYILSASASALWNDEVDKAEQELRVAQTEFDRQAEVTRLLLEGISSTHVNHLRCLHEFVKSQTTYYAQCYRHMLDLQKQLGSSQGTIFPGTFVGTIEPASPPLSSTSPTTTAATMPVVPTATGLAPPEEAALCLEEVAPPASGTRKARVLYDYEAADSSELALLADELITVYSLPGMDPDWLIGERGNKKGKVPVTYLELLS; this is encoded by the exons ATGGACTTCAACATGAAGAAGCTTGCGTCGGACGCGGGCATCTTCTTCACCCGGGCGGTACAG TTCACAGAGGAGAAATTCGGCCAGGCGGAGAAGACTGAGCTTGATGCTCACTTTGAAAACCTCCTGGCTCGGGCAGACAGCACCAAGAACTGGACAGAGCGGATCCTGAGGCAGACTGAGGTGCTGCTACAACCCAACCCCA GTGCCCGAGTGGAAGAGTTCCTATATGAGAAGCTGGACAGAAAGGTGCCCTCAAGGGTCACCAACGGGGAACTACTGGCTCAGTACATGGCAGAAGCAGCCAGCGAGTTGGGTCCCGACACCCCCTATG GGAAGACCCTAATCAAGGTGTCAGAAGCTGAAAAGCGCCTGGGAGCAGCAGAACGGGATTTCATTCACactgcctccctcagcttcctcacaCCCTTGCGCAACTTTCTGGAAGGGGACTGGAAAACGATTTCG AAGGAGAGGCGCCTCCTGCAGAACCGGCGCCTTGACCTGGACGCCTGCAAAGCACGGCTGAAGAAGGCCAAGGCGGCGGAAGCCAAGGCCACG ACGGTGCCTGACTTTCAGGAGACTAGACCTCGTAATTACATTCTCTCGGCCAGCGCCTCCGCG CTTTGGAACGATGAAGTAGACAAG GCCGAGCAAGAGCTTCGAGTGGCACAGACAGAGTTTGACCGGCAGGCAGAAGTGACTCGTCTCTTACTGGAGGGGATCAGCAGCACCCAC GTGAACCACCTTCGCTGCCTCCATGAATTCGTCAAGTCTCAGACAACCTACTATGCACAATGCTACCGCCACATGCTGGATCTGCAGAAACAACTAGGCAG CTCCCAGGGCACCAT ATTTCCAGGCACCTTTGTGGGCACTATAGAACCCGCCTCCCCACCCCTGAGCAGCACCTCACCTACCACTACTGCAGCCACCATGCCTGTGGTACCCACGGCGACTGGCTTGGCCCCTCCAGAAGAGGCAGCACTCTGTCTAGAGGAGGTGGCTCCCCCGGCCAGTGGGACCCGTAAGGCCCGGGTGCTCTACGACTACGAGGCAGCTGACAGCAGCGAGCTGGCCCTGCTGGCTGATGAG CTCATCACTGTCTACAGCCTGCCTGGCATGGACCCTGACTGGCTCATTGGTGAGAGAGGCAACAAGAAGGGCAAGGTCCCTGTCACCTACTTGGAACTTCTCAGCTAA
- the Sh3glb2 gene encoding endophilin-B2 isoform X3 has protein sequence MDFNMKKLASDAGIFFTRAVQFTEEKFGQAEKTELDAHFENLLARADSTKNWTERILRQTEVLLQPNPSARVEEFLYEKLDRKVPSRVTNGELLAQYMAEAASELGPDTPYGKTLIKVSEAEKRLGAAERDFIHTASLSFLTPLRNFLEGDWKTISKERRLLQNRRLDLDACKARLKKAKAAEAKATCEGDTVPDFQETRPRNYILSASASALWNDEVDKAEQELRVAQTEFDRQAEVTRLLLEGISSTHVNHLRCLHEFVKSQTTYYAQCYRHMLDLQKQLGRFPGTFVGTIEPASPPLSSTSPTTTAATMPVVPTATGLAPPEEAALCLEEVAPPASGTRKARVLYDYEAADSSELALLADELITVYSLPGMDPDWLIGERGNKKGKVPVTYLELLS, from the exons ATGGACTTCAACATGAAGAAGCTTGCGTCGGACGCGGGCATCTTCTTCACCCGGGCGGTACAG TTCACAGAGGAGAAATTCGGCCAGGCGGAGAAGACTGAGCTTGATGCTCACTTTGAAAACCTCCTGGCTCGGGCAGACAGCACCAAGAACTGGACAGAGCGGATCCTGAGGCAGACTGAGGTGCTGCTACAACCCAACCCCA GTGCCCGAGTGGAAGAGTTCCTATATGAGAAGCTGGACAGAAAGGTGCCCTCAAGGGTCACCAACGGGGAACTACTGGCTCAGTACATGGCAGAAGCAGCCAGCGAGTTGGGTCCCGACACCCCCTATG GGAAGACCCTAATCAAGGTGTCAGAAGCTGAAAAGCGCCTGGGAGCAGCAGAACGGGATTTCATTCACactgcctccctcagcttcctcacaCCCTTGCGCAACTTTCTGGAAGGGGACTGGAAAACGATTTCG AAGGAGAGGCGCCTCCTGCAGAACCGGCGCCTTGACCTGGACGCCTGCAAAGCACGGCTGAAGAAGGCCAAGGCGGCGGAAGCCAAGGCCACG TGTGAGGGAGAT ACGGTGCCTGACTTTCAGGAGACTAGACCTCGTAATTACATTCTCTCGGCCAGCGCCTCCGCG CTTTGGAACGATGAAGTAGACAAG GCCGAGCAAGAGCTTCGAGTGGCACAGACAGAGTTTGACCGGCAGGCAGAAGTGACTCGTCTCTTACTGGAGGGGATCAGCAGCACCCAC GTGAACCACCTTCGCTGCCTCCATGAATTCGTCAAGTCTCAGACAACCTACTATGCACAATGCTACCGCCACATGCTGGATCTGCAGAAACAACTAGGCAG ATTTCCAGGCACCTTTGTGGGCACTATAGAACCCGCCTCCCCACCCCTGAGCAGCACCTCACCTACCACTACTGCAGCCACCATGCCTGTGGTACCCACGGCGACTGGCTTGGCCCCTCCAGAAGAGGCAGCACTCTGTCTAGAGGAGGTGGCTCCCCCGGCCAGTGGGACCCGTAAGGCCCGGGTGCTCTACGACTACGAGGCAGCTGACAGCAGCGAGCTGGCCCTGCTGGCTGATGAG CTCATCACTGTCTACAGCCTGCCTGGCATGGACCCTGACTGGCTCATTGGTGAGAGAGGCAACAAGAAGGGCAAGGTCCCTGTCACCTACTTGGAACTTCTCAGCTAA
- the Sh3glb2 gene encoding endophilin-B2 isoform X1, with product MDFNMKKLASDAGIFFTRAVQFTEEKFGQAEKTELDAHFENLLARADSTKNWTERILRQTEVLLQPNPSARVEEFLYEKLDRKVPSRVTNGELLAQYMAEAASELGPDTPYGKTLIKVSEAEKRLGAAERDFIHTASLSFLTPLRNFLEGDWKTISKERRLLQNRRLDLDACKARLKKAKAAEAKATCEGDTVPDFQETRPRNYILSASASALWNDEVDKAEQELRVAQTEFDRQAEVTRLLLEGISSTHVNHLRCLHEFVKSQTTYYAQCYRHMLDLQKQLGSSQGTIFPGTFVGTIEPASPPLSSTSPTTTAATMPVVPTATGLAPPEEAALCLEEVAPPASGTRKARVLYDYEAADSSELALLADELITVYSLPGMDPDWLIGERGNKKGKVPVTYLELLS from the exons ATGGACTTCAACATGAAGAAGCTTGCGTCGGACGCGGGCATCTTCTTCACCCGGGCGGTACAG TTCACAGAGGAGAAATTCGGCCAGGCGGAGAAGACTGAGCTTGATGCTCACTTTGAAAACCTCCTGGCTCGGGCAGACAGCACCAAGAACTGGACAGAGCGGATCCTGAGGCAGACTGAGGTGCTGCTACAACCCAACCCCA GTGCCCGAGTGGAAGAGTTCCTATATGAGAAGCTGGACAGAAAGGTGCCCTCAAGGGTCACCAACGGGGAACTACTGGCTCAGTACATGGCAGAAGCAGCCAGCGAGTTGGGTCCCGACACCCCCTATG GGAAGACCCTAATCAAGGTGTCAGAAGCTGAAAAGCGCCTGGGAGCAGCAGAACGGGATTTCATTCACactgcctccctcagcttcctcacaCCCTTGCGCAACTTTCTGGAAGGGGACTGGAAAACGATTTCG AAGGAGAGGCGCCTCCTGCAGAACCGGCGCCTTGACCTGGACGCCTGCAAAGCACGGCTGAAGAAGGCCAAGGCGGCGGAAGCCAAGGCCACG TGTGAGGGAGAT ACGGTGCCTGACTTTCAGGAGACTAGACCTCGTAATTACATTCTCTCGGCCAGCGCCTCCGCG CTTTGGAACGATGAAGTAGACAAG GCCGAGCAAGAGCTTCGAGTGGCACAGACAGAGTTTGACCGGCAGGCAGAAGTGACTCGTCTCTTACTGGAGGGGATCAGCAGCACCCAC GTGAACCACCTTCGCTGCCTCCATGAATTCGTCAAGTCTCAGACAACCTACTATGCACAATGCTACCGCCACATGCTGGATCTGCAGAAACAACTAGGCAG CTCCCAGGGCACCAT ATTTCCAGGCACCTTTGTGGGCACTATAGAACCCGCCTCCCCACCCCTGAGCAGCACCTCACCTACCACTACTGCAGCCACCATGCCTGTGGTACCCACGGCGACTGGCTTGGCCCCTCCAGAAGAGGCAGCACTCTGTCTAGAGGAGGTGGCTCCCCCGGCCAGTGGGACCCGTAAGGCCCGGGTGCTCTACGACTACGAGGCAGCTGACAGCAGCGAGCTGGCCCTGCTGGCTGATGAG CTCATCACTGTCTACAGCCTGCCTGGCATGGACCCTGACTGGCTCATTGGTGAGAGAGGCAACAAGAAGGGCAAGGTCCCTGTCACCTACTTGGAACTTCTCAGCTAA